A window of the Pseudomonas furukawaii genome harbors these coding sequences:
- a CDS encoding CpaF family protein, translating to MLSEFRNRLRQPSARKASASVPDTEAEGAESPLMAWEVCAPDTLYETRTQLNPVEAEWREKIYQQLLKVMDLSLLDSLEPAEATRQIRDICLRLLEEHSAPLSTGVRQLVIKQITDEVLGLGPLEPLLMDHSVSDILVNGHGSVYVERHGKLQRTDVRFRDDQHLLNIIDRIVSSLGRRIDESSPLVDARLKDGSRVNAIIPPLAIDGPSLSIRRFAVDLLSAESLAQMGTLTPAIALVLKAIVRGRLNVLVSGGTGTGKTTMLNVLSSFIPHNERIVTIEDSAELQLQQPHVVRLETRPANIEGRGEVNQRELVRNSLRMRPDRIVIGEVRGAEALDMLTAMNTGHDGSLTTIHANTARDALGRIENMVSMTGATFPIKALRQQIASAIDVVIQLERQEDGRRRLVSVQEINGMEGDIITMTEIFAFERRGIGEQGEVLGDFRPSGMVPHFRDVLAKRGIELPLNLFRPEWMEG from the coding sequence ATGCTCAGTGAATTTCGCAACCGGCTGCGCCAGCCTTCCGCCCGGAAGGCCTCCGCCAGCGTTCCGGATACCGAAGCCGAAGGCGCCGAGAGCCCGCTGATGGCCTGGGAAGTCTGCGCCCCGGACACCCTGTACGAGACCCGCACCCAGCTGAATCCGGTGGAGGCGGAGTGGCGCGAGAAGATTTACCAGCAACTGTTGAAGGTCATGGACCTTTCGCTATTGGATTCCCTGGAGCCGGCCGAGGCGACCCGGCAGATCCGCGACATCTGCCTGCGGCTGCTGGAGGAGCACTCGGCACCCCTGAGTACCGGGGTCCGCCAACTGGTGATCAAGCAGATCACCGATGAGGTCCTGGGCCTCGGCCCCCTGGAGCCGCTGCTGATGGATCACAGCGTGTCCGACATCCTGGTCAATGGCCACGGCTCGGTGTACGTCGAGCGCCATGGCAAGTTGCAGCGCACCGATGTGCGATTTCGCGACGACCAGCACCTGCTGAACATCATCGACCGTATCGTCTCCAGCCTGGGGCGTCGTATCGACGAGTCCTCGCCTCTGGTGGATGCCCGGTTGAAGGACGGTTCGCGGGTCAACGCGATCATCCCGCCGCTGGCCATCGATGGCCCCAGCCTGTCCATTCGCCGCTTCGCCGTCGACCTGCTGAGCGCTGAAAGCCTGGCCCAGATGGGGACCCTGACGCCGGCCATCGCCCTGGTGCTCAAGGCGATAGTGCGCGGCCGGCTGAACGTGCTGGTGTCCGGCGGTACCGGGACCGGCAAGACCACCATGCTCAACGTGCTGTCCAGCTTCATCCCCCATAACGAGCGCATCGTCACCATCGAGGATTCGGCGGAGCTGCAGCTGCAGCAGCCCCACGTGGTGCGCCTGGAGACCCGGCCGGCGAACATCGAGGGGCGGGGCGAGGTGAACCAGCGGGAGCTGGTACGCAACAGCCTGCGGATGCGCCCGGACCGCATCGTGATCGGTGAAGTGCGGGGCGCCGAAGCCCTGGACATGCTCACGGCGATGAACACTGGCCACGATGGCTCGCTCACCACCATCCACGCCAACACCGCACGGGATGCCCTGGGGCGGATCGAGAACATGGTGTCCATGACCGGCGCTACCTTCCCCATCAAGGCCCTGCGCCAGCAGATCGCCTCGGCCATCGATGTGGTGATCCAGCTGGAGCGCCAGGAAGACGGCAGGCGGCGCCTCGTCAGCGTGCAGGAAATCAACGGCATGGAGGGCGACATCATCACCATGACGGAGATCTTCGCCTTCGAGCGCCGGGGCATCGGCGAGCAGGGCGAGGTCCTGGGGGACTTCCGTCCCAGCGGCATGGTCCCGCATTTTCGCGATGTGCTGGCCAAGCGCGGCATCGAGTTGCCGTTGAACCTGTTCCGGCCGGAATGGATGGAGGGCTGA